The following are from one region of the Petrotoga sibirica DSM 13575 genome:
- the recJ gene encoding single-stranded-DNA-specific exonuclease RecJ, translating into MESKWKVFWDPKASYYQEKERVAKTLSSVLGISNFLAKLLVSRNIETPEEGDKFLNHLELESFDPYLMKDMSKAVEILKQIKEKKEKVAIFGDYDVDGVTATSVLYLGLKKLGYDVTSYIPSRIEEGYSLNIKAISDLKSKNYNNIVTVDCGTTSIREIDYAKSLGMKVIVTDHHLPQENLPKADAILNPKRKDDEYPFKDLAGVGVTFKLLQALYKSYDDSLDPFEYIDLVAVGTIADIVSITSENRYLVKIGLNKLKTNPTKGLKYLLDELKIVDSEINSRTITFKVAPKINAAGRMSDARAAFNLLTEKDEEKLKKAVSELLRLNSKRQSTEKEIYLYSLSLLDLYPEYKKDPVLVLSGEDWHMGVLGIVASKLSNQFNKPVLMISKNQEMGKGSGRSPQGIDLMELLLKVNERGVFEEFGGHKFAAGFSLLSENIETLRKGINEVYKELYGSKKLASQIDVDMEIEGIWETMFEDINMLEPFGYGNEEPVFLIREAKLENIRFFRNGSQSFSGTLNKDSLIIDVLGYDLGYRLSELTDNKKRDLVTDLVGTFRIENSYNLKNSYVKFYLQDLKINERIEQEETAKWNFASNILQDELNKIMNVEILNDNLTRGKVAMFLPSKIKNDSLLKKVQLSLEEHQKLIIVSATNSLLEHIYKIINTYFPENLLYFSNQYILTPELISNYSVIFVTVPKFIKNCELLDSMQAEIIIDEPFYSLFHPVVRKVPEYQQFRKYALQKPKISIFSSIYSEELKEVLKRAGFKILISFSNNNSFEVVRERNNILGLLKDYTNERNGKVLVLNDYERQKSLVRLLDEKLQVDENDIRLFNHSMSFREKLISREKFKNEKANFYITSFSNNGIAFEVKQFSPILIIVDVPKTDIELLDLVSTWMKKTQRTTIILAYNNRFKVKLLYEYSRKYPSFKVLKRVYDFIEDGHCNVEEIQNSLLKGDKSLSETVLNVMEDANLIKVNEEEVEILDNFNLKDLRESSNFKENILDNWILKNSINFYENLDTRELIEFLKGSSKAGARSV; encoded by the coding sequence ATGGAGAGTAAATGGAAGGTTTTTTGGGACCCAAAGGCTTCTTATTATCAAGAAAAAGAAAGAGTTGCAAAAACCTTATCTAGTGTTTTAGGTATTTCCAATTTTTTGGCAAAGCTATTAGTATCTAGAAATATCGAAACACCCGAAGAAGGAGATAAGTTTTTAAACCATTTGGAATTGGAAAGCTTTGACCCTTATTTGATGAAGGATATGTCAAAAGCCGTAGAAATTCTCAAGCAAATCAAAGAAAAGAAAGAAAAAGTGGCGATCTTCGGTGATTACGATGTTGATGGGGTAACCGCGACTTCCGTTTTGTATCTTGGTTTAAAAAAATTAGGTTACGATGTAACTTCTTACATTCCGTCCAGAATAGAAGAAGGTTATAGTCTAAACATTAAGGCTATATCCGATTTAAAAAGTAAAAATTATAACAATATTGTTACTGTTGATTGCGGTACAACATCCATACGAGAAATTGACTATGCAAAAAGTCTTGGAATGAAAGTTATAGTTACCGATCATCATTTGCCTCAAGAGAATCTTCCAAAAGCAGATGCGATATTGAACCCAAAAAGGAAAGACGATGAATATCCTTTCAAGGATCTGGCAGGGGTCGGAGTAACTTTTAAATTACTACAAGCCCTTTACAAAAGTTACGATGATTCTTTGGACCCTTTCGAATATATAGACCTTGTGGCAGTGGGCACTATTGCTGACATAGTCTCGATAACCTCAGAAAACAGATATTTGGTTAAAATAGGATTGAACAAATTAAAAACCAATCCAACGAAAGGTTTAAAATATTTACTGGATGAATTGAAGATAGTTGATTCTGAGATAAATTCCCGAACCATCACTTTTAAAGTTGCTCCCAAGATAAATGCTGCGGGAAGAATGTCAGATGCACGTGCAGCGTTTAATTTGTTAACTGAAAAAGATGAAGAAAAATTAAAAAAAGCGGTTTCAGAATTACTCCGACTAAATTCAAAAAGGCAAAGTACCGAAAAGGAAATCTATTTATACTCTTTAAGTTTGTTAGATTTGTATCCTGAATATAAAAAGGACCCCGTGTTGGTTTTAAGTGGAGAAGACTGGCATATGGGAGTTCTTGGGATAGTGGCTTCCAAACTGTCGAATCAATTCAATAAACCCGTTTTGATGATATCAAAAAATCAGGAAATGGGTAAAGGTTCAGGAAGAAGTCCCCAGGGCATAGATTTAATGGAGCTTCTTCTCAAAGTCAATGAAAGAGGTGTTTTTGAAGAGTTTGGTGGTCATAAGTTTGCCGCGGGTTTTTCCCTTCTCTCTGAAAATATAGAAACTTTAAGAAAGGGGATTAACGAGGTTTACAAAGAGTTATATGGGAGCAAAAAATTAGCCTCTCAAATTGATGTGGATATGGAAATAGAAGGAATATGGGAAACGATGTTTGAAGATATAAACATGTTAGAACCTTTTGGATATGGGAATGAGGAGCCTGTTTTTTTGATAAGAGAAGCTAAACTAGAAAACATAAGATTCTTTCGTAATGGTTCTCAAAGTTTTTCAGGAACTCTCAACAAAGATTCTTTAATCATAGATGTTTTAGGATACGATTTAGGATACAGATTAAGCGAGTTAACTGATAATAAAAAAAGAGACCTTGTTACAGATCTTGTTGGCACCTTTAGAATAGAGAACTCTTATAATTTAAAAAACAGCTATGTTAAATTTTACTTGCAAGATTTGAAGATTAATGAGAGAATAGAACAAGAAGAAACTGCAAAATGGAACTTTGCATCTAATATTCTTCAAGATGAGCTGAACAAGATCATGAATGTAGAAATATTAAATGATAATTTAACCAGGGGTAAAGTAGCAATGTTTCTTCCAAGTAAGATCAAAAATGATTCTTTACTGAAAAAAGTTCAGTTATCATTAGAAGAGCATCAAAAGCTGATAATCGTTTCCGCAACAAACAGTTTATTGGAACACATATATAAGATAATAAACACTTATTTTCCAGAGAATTTATTATACTTTAGCAATCAATATATCCTTACGCCAGAACTTATATCTAATTATAGTGTGATATTCGTTACAGTACCTAAATTTATTAAAAATTGTGAATTACTTGATTCTATGCAAGCTGAAATTATTATCGACGAACCATTCTATTCATTATTCCATCCGGTAGTGAGAAAAGTTCCGGAATATCAGCAATTTAGGAAATATGCTCTTCAAAAGCCTAAAATTAGTATTTTCAGTTCTATTTACAGCGAAGAGTTAAAAGAAGTTTTAAAAAGAGCGGGATTTAAAATTCTTATATCTTTTTCGAATAATAATAGCTTTGAAGTGGTGAGAGAAAGAAACAATATTCTTGGACTTTTGAAGGATTACACAAATGAAAGAAATGGCAAAGTATTGGTCTTGAATGATTATGAGAGACAAAAATCTTTAGTGAGACTGTTAGACGAAAAATTACAAGTTGATGAAAACGATATAAGACTTTTCAACCATTCAATGAGTTTTAGGGAAAAACTTATTTCTAGAGAAAAATTTAAAAATGAGAAAGCTAATTTTTATATAACTTCGTTTTCTAACAACGGTATAGCGTTTGAAGTTAAACAATTCTCACCCATTTTAATAATTGTAGATGTTCCAAAAACGGACATAGAGCTTTTGGACTTGGTTTCTACATGGATGAAAAAGACTCAAAGAACAACTATCATATTGGCTTACAATAATCGGTTCAAAGTTAAATTACTTTACGAATATTCAAGAAAGTACCCATCTTTTAAAGTATTAAAACGTGTCTATGATTTTATAGAAGATGGACATTGCAATGTGGAAGAGATACAAAATTCTCTTTTGAAGGGTGATAAATCGTTATCAGAAACTGTTTTAAACGTGATGGAAGATGCCAATTTGATAAAGGTGAATGAAGAAGAAGTGGAAATATTGGATAATTTTAATCTAAAGGATTTACGTGAAAGCTCTAATTTCAAAGAAAACATATTAGATAATTGGATATTGAAAAATTCTATCAATTTCTATGAAAATTTAGATACAAGGGAATTAATTGAATTCTTGAAAGGCAGTTCTAAAGCAGGAGCGAGAAGTGTATAA
- the flgG gene encoding flagellar basal-body rod protein FlgG — translation MLVSLYNAATGMNAEQRKLDIISNNLANVDTTGYKKQRAEFQDLLYSTVKEAGTPTAQGSILPTGLYVGHGTRLAATTRIFTLGNIEPTDNSTDIAIMGDGFFQVQMQDGSIAYTRDGSFKLDANGRLTTSDGLMVIPNIVIPQNAVGINVSPDGIVSVSLGDGTIQNVGNITTVRFLNPGGLKPLGNNLYSETPASGNPTEGIPGQDGFGALQQGYLEKSNVDVVKEMVDMIIAQRAYDINSKTITTADEMLRTVSNVKR, via the coding sequence ATGTTAGTTTCGTTATATAATGCAGCAACTGGAATGAATGCCGAACAAAGAAAGTTAGATATCATTTCAAACAATCTAGCAAATGTGGATACAACGGGATATAAAAAGCAAAGAGCTGAATTTCAAGATTTGCTATATTCGACTGTAAAAGAAGCCGGTACCCCAACCGCTCAAGGATCAATTTTACCAACAGGTCTTTATGTTGGTCATGGCACACGGTTGGCTGCAACAACACGGATCTTCACGTTGGGAAACATAGAGCCAACAGACAATTCTACTGATATAGCAATCATGGGAGATGGATTTTTTCAAGTTCAGATGCAGGATGGAAGTATAGCCTATACTAGAGATGGTTCTTTTAAATTGGATGCCAACGGTAGACTTACTACCAGTGATGGATTGATGGTTATTCCTAATATAGTGATCCCTCAAAATGCTGTGGGAATAAACGTTTCTCCGGATGGAATAGTGAGTGTTTCTTTGGGAGATGGAACGATTCAAAATGTAGGAAATATCACTACTGTGAGATTTTTAAATCCTGGAGGGTTAAAACCCTTAGGAAATAACTTATATTCTGAAACGCCAGCTTCCGGTAATCCGACGGAAGGGATACCTGGTCAGGATGGATTTGGAGCTTTACAGCAAGGTTATTTAGAAAAATCCAACGTCGATGTTGTTAAAGAGATGGTGGACATGATTATTGCACAAAGAGCTTACGACATTAATTCTAAAACTATCACAACGGCTGATGAAATGTTGAGAACCGTTTCAAATGTTAAGAGATAA
- a CDS encoding metal-dependent hydrolase, with protein MPNFKTHILSGILGFPVFFLVFNFIYSHLFYEVYYVSGEIVASYFLFVVGSDFPDIDHQNSFINKLMRLFLIFGSVYYLFEYDFLYREYLPFSYNLSNFILIVVGVLLGLLLGIIFNKLSKHRGLWHSFLIGGILSVIIYLLNLKYRTPINILYSLSYFVGFSLHVILDKNLKTK; from the coding sequence ATGCCGAATTTTAAAACTCACATATTAAGCGGTATTTTGGGGTTCCCTGTATTCTTTTTAGTGTTCAATTTTATTTATAGTCATTTGTTTTACGAGGTTTATTATGTTTCAGGTGAGATCGTAGCTTCTTATTTTCTCTTTGTTGTTGGGAGTGATTTCCCCGATATTGACCACCAAAATTCTTTTATAAACAAATTAATGAGATTGTTTTTAATTTTTGGAAGTGTGTACTATCTCTTTGAATATGATTTCTTGTATAGAGAGTATCTACCTTTTTCTTATAACCTTTCAAATTTTATTTTGATAGTTGTAGGTGTTTTACTAGGATTACTTTTAGGAATAATTTTTAACAAACTATCGAAACACAGAGGATTGTGGCATTCATTTTTAATTGGTGGTATACTCTCTGTCATCATTTACTTACTTAATTTAAAATATAGAACCCCTATAAACATACTGTACAGTTTGAGTTACTTTGTAGGTTTCTCATTGCATGTTATTTTAGATAAGAATCTCAAAACGAAATAG
- the tsaB gene encoding tRNA (adenosine(37)-N6)-threonylcarbamoyltransferase complex dimerization subunit type 1 TsaB, with product MNLLILSTTLKNILVLLQDEKNKIYTRILTENKSGNYLAKAIKEVVEESKTNIKNIDEFGIDIGPGSFTGIRVAISTLQGLLIDNPEKEVYTFFSSDVLYRSVVNNNHDLKKKKLTVLKRARENAAYASIYEDGKRIFGPQMVFEDFLINSMNNCILINEEAEYFKNKYKLENEVFYSNIEEESLIAETLKGKRVKIKNLEPLYLQKPLAVENLERRKTK from the coding sequence TTGAATCTTTTAATACTTTCAACTACTCTAAAAAATATACTTGTTTTATTACAAGATGAAAAAAATAAGATTTATACAAGGATTTTGACTGAGAACAAATCGGGTAATTACCTCGCTAAAGCGATCAAAGAAGTGGTAGAAGAATCAAAAACAAATATAAAAAATATAGATGAGTTTGGTATAGATATAGGTCCCGGATCGTTCACCGGGATCAGAGTAGCTATTTCTACTTTACAAGGACTTTTAATAGATAACCCAGAAAAAGAAGTTTATACCTTTTTCTCTTCTGATGTTTTGTATCGTTCCGTGGTGAATAATAACCATGATCTTAAGAAAAAAAAGTTGACTGTTTTAAAAAGAGCACGAGAGAATGCCGCATATGCATCTATATACGAAGATGGGAAAAGAATCTTTGGCCCTCAAATGGTCTTTGAAGATTTTTTAATAAATTCTATGAACAATTGTATTTTAATAAATGAAGAAGCTGAATATTTTAAAAACAAATATAAACTGGAAAATGAAGTATTTTATTCAAACATTGAAGAAGAATCTCTAATTGCAGAAACATTGAAAGGTAAAAGAGTAAAAATAAAAAACTTGGAACCTCTTTATCTTCAAAAACCTTTAGCTGTTGAAAATTTAGAGAGAAGAAAAACAAAATAG
- a CDS encoding flagellar hook-basal body protein: MRGIYNATAGMLNSFAELNSISNNLANLNTVGYKKDYNLFKSVYEKEIRSYQNVQGKGEPIGNIYSSVVLDDVIPNLEQGSLIETNGKLDFAIEGEGFFKIDRNGNFFYTRNGEFSISPESYLVTKSGDYVLDEENNPIFVNTENFFVDEEGNISGTNVRLNVLNIENLDKYGENYFMGEEIGQAGNFRLRQGYLEGSNVDALNEMIKMIEANRKFDILQKAVSTGDSLNAKLIEITSNF, translated from the coding sequence ATGAGAGGAATATACAATGCAACAGCTGGTATGCTCAACTCTTTTGCTGAACTGAATTCTATTTCTAACAATTTAGCTAATCTTAACACTGTTGGTTACAAAAAGGATTATAACCTATTTAAAAGTGTATACGAAAAAGAAATTAGATCATATCAAAACGTACAAGGAAAAGGGGAACCAATAGGGAACATTTATAGTTCAGTTGTTCTAGATGATGTAATTCCAAATCTCGAACAAGGATCTTTAATTGAAACAAATGGAAAGTTGGACTTTGCAATAGAAGGGGAAGGATTTTTTAAAATAGACAGAAACGGTAACTTTTTTTACACACGAAACGGTGAATTTTCTATTAGCCCTGAAAGTTACCTTGTCACCAAAAGCGGTGATTACGTGTTAGATGAAGAAAATAACCCTATATTTGTAAATACAGAAAATTTTTTTGTGGACGAAGAAGGTAATATATCAGGAACAAACGTAAGATTAAACGTCCTAAATATAGAGAACTTGGATAAATATGGTGAAAATTATTTCATGGGTGAAGAGATAGGGCAAGCAGGTAACTTTCGTTTGAGACAAGGTTATCTTGAAGGTTCAAACGTTGATGCTCTAAATGAAATGATTAAGATGATCGAAGCAAATAGAAAGTTTGACATACTACAAAAAGCAGTATCGACAGGGGATTCACTCAATGCAAAGCTTATTGAAATAACTTCAAACTTTTAA
- a CDS encoding putative Se/S carrier-like protein — protein sequence MYKLSKDLRTTLDLDLVLLNENYQILEIKEMLAKNGVFCKIFPSPKSVLQACAPVICFSSKDKEKVIYILDENGVKYDLVKLEKDIIWELLRT from the coding sequence GTGTATAAATTGAGTAAAGATTTAAGAACGACGTTAGATCTTGATTTAGTTTTACTAAATGAAAATTATCAAATATTAGAAATAAAAGAGATGTTAGCAAAGAACGGCGTTTTTTGTAAGATTTTTCCTTCGCCAAAGTCCGTGTTGCAAGCTTGTGCACCGGTTATTTGTTTTTCCTCTAAAGATAAAGAAAAAGTCATTTATATATTAGATGAAAATGGAGTTAAATATGATTTGGTTAAATTGGAGAAAGATATCATATGGGAACTTTTAAGAACTTAA
- a CDS encoding redox-sensing transcriptional repressor Rex, with protein sequence MKSPKVPKPTIKRLAMYNRFLKELVEEGIPKTSSKEIAEALNIKASQVRKDLSYFGEFGKRGVGYDVEDLCLKIQKILGTERIWNVAIIGVGNLGRAISHYPELEKYKFKIVAAYDVDKRKINSNLLPGIPIKHIKELKNKNNDLDFEIAILTVPSNVAQEVTNILIEAGVKGILNFAPVTLNSDDHVVIENVDFVISLKTLTYEIVSQNL encoded by the coding sequence ATGAAATCACCAAAAGTTCCCAAACCTACAATAAAAAGATTAGCCATGTACAACAGATTTTTAAAAGAGCTAGTGGAAGAAGGAATACCAAAGACTTCTTCAAAAGAGATTGCTGAGGCTCTTAACATAAAGGCTTCTCAGGTTAGAAAAGATCTATCTTATTTTGGAGAGTTTGGAAAGAGGGGCGTAGGATACGATGTTGAAGATCTATGTTTAAAGATTCAAAAGATTTTAGGAACAGAAAGGATTTGGAACGTTGCAATTATAGGAGTAGGAAACCTTGGTAGAGCTATTTCTCATTATCCTGAATTAGAAAAATACAAGTTTAAAATAGTTGCAGCCTATGATGTAGACAAAAGAAAAATCAATTCTAACTTGTTACCCGGTATTCCAATAAAACATATTAAAGAACTAAAGAATAAAAACAATGATCTTGATTTTGAAATAGCGATATTAACTGTTCCATCAAATGTGGCTCAAGAAGTTACAAATATATTAATAGAAGCCGGTGTAAAAGGGATATTGAATTTTGCCCCAGTAACTTTGAACTCCGATGATCATGTTGTTATTGAAAATGTTGATTTTGTTATTTCTCTTAAAACGTTAACGTATGAAATAGTTAGTCAAAATTTGTAA
- a CDS encoding RuvX/YqgF family protein has protein sequence MGTFKNLKVYGIDYGTSKCGIAFLKQDVNIPLPKATVPSEKLLEYLISLDLSHDDLIVFGLPISMSGRYSKQSFLSIDEAIRVKERIGCKIYFVDERLTTSTLYSEFKGQVSYKKVKETKDQNSSVLILSNFIQSPGNAIALAEKEIYNLKKNFSNYKDVLIWDIPISNEVKNFSIFAKDPWVFWFYYKEGFRSTTLISDLKDYYDLIITTKENEDKIQVNINYSELMCL, from the coding sequence ATGGGAACTTTTAAGAACTTAAAAGTATATGGAATAGATTACGGAACGAGTAAGTGTGGTATAGCTTTTTTAAAACAAGATGTAAATATTCCGTTACCAAAGGCAACGGTACCGTCAGAAAAACTCTTAGAATATCTGATTTCGTTGGATTTAAGCCATGACGATTTAATCGTTTTTGGATTACCAATTTCCATGTCAGGGAGATATTCAAAACAGAGTTTTTTGAGTATAGATGAAGCTATAAGGGTAAAAGAAAGAATAGGATGCAAAATTTACTTTGTGGATGAAAGATTAACTACTTCCACTTTATACAGTGAGTTTAAAGGACAAGTTAGTTACAAAAAGGTAAAAGAGACCAAAGACCAAAATAGTAGTGTACTCATTCTTTCCAATTTTATTCAAAGCCCAGGAAACGCCATTGCCTTGGCAGAAAAAGAAATATATAATCTAAAAAAAAACTTTTCAAATTACAAAGATGTCTTGATCTGGGATATTCCGATTAGTAATGAGGTTAAAAATTTTTCTATTTTTGCAAAAGATCCTTGGGTATTTTGGTTTTACTACAAAGAAGGATTTAGAAGTACCACTTTGATATCTGACCTAAAAGATTATTATGATTTAATTATAACAACTAAAGAAAATGAAGATAAAATTCAAGTGAATATTAATTATAGTGAATTGATGTGCCTGTAG
- a CDS encoding rod shape-determining protein: protein MAKSDLGIDLGTATFVVYQRGQGIILEEPSVVAIDKSKKKMLAIGKEAKDMVGKTPSQIQIVRPVQDGVITDPGIIEEVLRYFVKSAKSKGLNMYKPRLIIGIPALTTDVERRAVKEAGSRIGASKVFLISEPLAAAIGSGIDITEPNGHMVIDIGGGTTDLAILSLGGCVISETLKVAGEAMDQEIIKYTKRRYKFLIGETTAERLKIDIGKAYSQEENLEMEVKGQNIKTGLPSNLKLTSDDIFYAIKPILNEIINKIKNILEKTPPELAADIMQNGLIVVGGAARLRGLDKLISEQTGVKTYIPEDPHLTCAKGTGILLEDIELLNKVQVN, encoded by the coding sequence ATGGCTAAATCTGATTTAGGAATAGATTTAGGGACTGCAACATTTGTTGTATACCAACGTGGTCAAGGTATAATCCTTGAAGAACCTTCCGTGGTAGCTATAGATAAAAGTAAAAAAAAGATGTTGGCAATAGGAAAAGAAGCAAAAGATATGGTTGGGAAAACTCCTAGTCAAATACAAATTGTTCGGCCCGTACAGGATGGGGTTATTACGGATCCCGGCATCATAGAAGAAGTATTGAGATATTTTGTTAAAAGTGCTAAATCCAAAGGTTTAAATATGTACAAACCGCGATTAATCATAGGGATACCGGCTTTAACTACCGACGTTGAAAGAAGGGCGGTTAAAGAGGCAGGGAGTAGAATTGGTGCTTCTAAAGTATTTCTTATAAGCGAACCCTTGGCTGCAGCTATAGGTAGTGGAATAGATATCACAGAACCTAACGGTCATATGGTAATCGATATAGGAGGAGGTACAACCGACTTAGCGATTTTGAGTTTAGGAGGTTGCGTTATAAGTGAAACGTTAAAAGTTGCAGGCGAAGCGATGGATCAAGAAATAATTAAATATACTAAAAGACGATATAAATTTTTGATCGGTGAAACTACCGCTGAAAGGTTGAAAATCGACATAGGCAAGGCTTATTCTCAAGAAGAAAATCTTGAAATGGAGGTTAAAGGACAGAATATCAAAACAGGGCTTCCTTCGAATTTAAAACTAACTTCGGATGATATTTTCTATGCGATCAAACCAATATTGAACGAAATAATAAATAAAATAAAAAATATTTTAGAAAAAACCCCTCCAGAATTAGCCGCGGATATAATGCAAAATGGACTTATAGTTGTTGGAGGGGCTGCAAGATTAAGGGGATTGGATAAATTAATATCGGAACAAACTGGTGTAAAAACGTACATTCCAGAAGATCCACACCTTACTTGTGCAAAAGGTACAGGAATTTTGTTGGAAGACATAGAATTATTAAACAAAGTACAAGTAAATTAG